A window of Candidatus Gracilibacteria bacterium genomic DNA:
GAGATTTTGAGTTGTTTTCACGCAAGCTACAAAACCCCTCAGTTGAGAGTAGTAGTTGTAGATGTCTCAAGTAATGCTAGCATATACGTGCTTTCTTTAAGTGATACCAAAATCAATAGTAAAAATAGTCAGCGAAAAGTCAAAATTTTTTGTAAAAGGGAAGTGATGTGCTATAATTTTACTATGAAAGAACTAAAAGCTACATCTCCGTTCATATACAAATCTCAAGAAGAATCTCTCCTTATTGAGAATCTTGCTCAGTCTCAACTCATCAACACTGAGCAACTTCTTGAAATAAAAAAATCATATAATCAAAAGGTTCCATACCATAATTTCGTACATGCACTCAAAGTAGCAGAGTGAGTATTAAAACTTCCAAGCCACATGTTTGATATCATAGAAATAAAAAGTTTATTTATAGCTGCACTCTTTCACGATGCCTGACATACTGGAACTTCTCAAGACCTTGATGAATTTAGATCCCTGGATATAGCATTTCAGGGAATTATTGATTTTGAAAATAAATACAACTATAACTGAATAGACTATTGAATCGTACGAAAGGCAATAATTGGAACAGTATTTAAAAATAGAGCGCTTAACAAAGATAAATATGCTCTCATACTCGCTGATTTAGATGTTGGAACTGTTTGAATGAGTTTTGCAGAATTTCTATATTTTGCAGATTTTCCATTTTCGATTGAAATGAATACAGAAATCAAAAAATGGAACAAGGATGTAAACTATTTTAAATTTCTTATGAGTATAAGTAAAGATATTTATATAACTCCAGAAGTTCAAACTATGTATCCTTGAGCTTTGCAAAATATTAGAAAGTATGTAGAGATATCAGACGAGTTATTTGAAAAACTGTTCATTTTTTGGAATAGTTGAGATATAACATTTAAATACTTTGAAGATTATTTCAAAAAAGCATGTTATTAGTTGTTTGTTAAAAAATTATATGTTATAATTTATATATATATTTTATTATTATTTTTGTTATGATAATTTCGCAAGTTTTAAAAGATGCTGTTGAAATGGGGGCTTCTGATATACTCATATCTGCAGGGAATTTCCCAGCTATAAAAAAGAGTTGAGAAATTGTCTATTTGGATACATACGGTATATTAGAGCAAAAAGATATCGATACTGAAATTATGAATATAATTCCAGAAAAGCACAGAGCTAATTTTAAGATAAATTTTGAACTTGATTACTCATTACAAATTGAATGATACGGAAGATTTCGTGTAAATGCTTTTAAACAAAAAAATGGACTTTGACTCGTTTTCAGAGTAATCGCTGACTCAATTCCAGAATTTGATGACCTAAACATTCCTAGTATCATTAAGAGTTTTTCACACAGAAAAAGTGGACTTGTTCTCATTACAGGTTGAGTTGGATCAGGAAAGTCTACTACACTCGCATCACTCATAAATGAGATTAATAAAAACTATAACAAACATGTTATTATTATAGAGGATCCAATTGAATTTGTACACACAAGCAAGAAATCTCTGATAGAACAAAGGGAACTTTGAAGTTCTACATTAAGCTTTGAAAATGGATTAAAATACGCTCTCAGACAAGCAAGTGATGTAATTATGGTAGGGGAAATGAGAGATCTTGAAACATTTAGACTTGCACTTAGAGCCGCTGAAACAGGGAACCTTGTATTTGCTACTCTTCATACATCTGGAGCAGCAAGAACGGTTTCTAGAATTGTAGATATGTTCCCATGAGATGAAAAATGATATATCAGGGCACAAATTGCAGAGTCACTCTTATGAGTTGTTTGGCAAGATCTTATTAAAAAAGAGGATGGAACGAGAGTGGTAGCTACAGAAGTTATGGTGAAAAATAAAGCTATTGAGAATATGATACGTGAAGATCATATTCATCAAATTAATGGAGCAATAGAAACAGGGAAGGAACATGGAATGATTCCTATGAAAAAATATCTAGAGTACCTTCTGAAAAAATGAGAAATTAATCAAGAAATTTTTGATAACCATATTAAAAAATACTGAATAGACGGGTAGTCTAAGTAAGAAGTTTTACAGAAATATAGATTGATATAAAAAATAAAACCTTAAAATATAATTAAGGTTTTATTTTTTTATATAGTTTCATGAAGTTCATAATTTTAATCACCATTTTACTTGTTTTTTGAGTACAGGGAAGTTATGCTCTCACATTACAAGCTCCTGAAAAACCACTAATTATTTCTAGAGCAGATTGGTGAGCTGATGAGCAATATACTTCTCGAGAATCAAGTTATTGGGTGAGCATTTTAGAGCGATGGAGTAAATATGTAGCACCATATGTGAGTCCAGAAGCTAAAAAGCTTCGAGATGAAAAAAACAAAAAAACATATGATTATATAAATGAAAATTTTTGAAAACAAAATACCATTACGCAGAAACTTCAATATGATCCAACTTCAAATTATAAACTTGCCTGGCCATTAGAGTATACGCAAAATATCAATGCAATAGTTGTACATCATACCGCAGATGAATATTCAAGTAGTGCAGAATGAATAAAAAATATATATAGATATCACAGTATAAGTAATGCTTGGTGAGATGTTGGGTATAATTTTGTTATTTGATATGATGGAGAAATATACGAGTGAAAAAAATGAGGAGACTACGTATCATGAGCGCATTCGAAGTGGAACAATTATTCTACACTTGGTATTGCAGTTATGTGAAACTACGAAAAAAAAGAAATAAACTCTAGCCAATATGAATCTTTAGAAAAATTAATTAAATACTTGGCATACAAATACTGAATAGATTTTTCAAAAAAGTATTATTACAATATGGCTTGTTCCTGAGCTGCATGTAGTACTTTTCCACTTGAAACTAAACAGGATTTTACTCTTGTCTGACATAGAGATACCTGACATACGAGTTGTCCTTGAGATATGCTCTATGCTCAAGTTGATGAAATGAGACTTAGAAATATAAACTTTACA
This region includes:
- a CDS encoding 3',5'-cyclic nucleotide phosphodiesterase yields the protein MKELKATSPFIYKSQEESLLIENLAQSQLINTEQLLEIKKSYNQKVPYHNFVHALKVAEGVLKLPSHMFDIIEIKSLFIAALFHDAGHTGTSQDLDEFRSLDIAFQGIIDFENKYNYNGIDYGIVRKAIIGTVFKNRALNKDKYALILADLDVGTVGMSFAEFLYFADFPFSIEMNTEIKKWNKDVNYFKFLMSISKDIYITPEVQTMYPGALQNIRKYVEISDELFEKLFIFWNSGDITFKYFEDYFKKACY
- a CDS encoding PilT/PilU family type 4a pilus ATPase; translated protein: MIISQVLKDAVEMGASDILISAGNFPAIKKSGEIVYLDTYGILEQKDIDTEIMNIIPEKHRANFKINFELDYSLQIEGYGRFRVNAFKQKNGLGLVFRVIADSIPEFDDLNIPSIIKSFSHRKSGLVLITGGVGSGKSTTLASLINEINKNYNKHVIIIEDPIEFVHTSKKSLIEQRELGSSTLSFENGLKYALRQASDVIMVGEMRDLETFRLALRAAETGNLVFATLHTSGAARTVSRIVDMFPGDEKGYIRAQIAESLLGVVWQDLIKKEDGTRVVATEVMVKNKAIENMIREDHIHQINGAIETGKEHGMIPMKKYLEYLLKKGEINQEIFDNHIKKYGIDG
- a CDS encoding N-acetylmuramoyl-L-alanine amidase, with the protein product MKFIILITILLVFGVQGSYALTLQAPEKPLIISRADWGADEQYTSRESSYWVSILERWSKYVAPYVSPEAKKLRDEKNKKTYDYINENFGKQNTITQKLQYDPTSNYKLAWPLEYTQNINAIVVHHTADEYSSSAEGIKNIYRYHSISNAWGDVGYNFVIGYDGEIYEGKKGGDYVSGAHSKWNNYSTLGIAVMGNYEKKEINSSQYESLEKLIKYLAYKYGIDFSKKYYYNMACSGAACSTFPLETKQDFTLVGHRDTGHTSCPGDMLYAQVDEMRLRNINFTSGFTPVNRPIQVTENIIEPVNLDNEKLQKVILLISDFTLDQKLQILERIKIYLERDNISENILKELQIIELGVNQSIEISES